GGTGCATCGCGTTTCAGCCCTTCAAATAAAACATCAAAGCGGCTGGGGGAGGTGGTCGTCGTTTTTTCCTCTCCGGCTGAGGGTCCAGCAAAGGCCGAGGCAGTCGTTACCAACATAAGACTTAATACCAGGAACCAATGCCGCATCCGTTAATTCTTCATCAGGGTTTTGCTATCCAGAGTTTTGGCGATGTCTTGTGTTGGGGCAGGAACCTCTTTTGAGAGCACAAAAGCCAAAGCGCCTATTCCGATCAACACAGCAACCAATCCAATTTTCCATATCATAATCTTACCTTCTTTAATGATTCACTAATTTCTCCAAATACTTTATCATATAACGCATGACAAGCCTAGCGGCATTTGGTAAGAATCCTTATCCAGATTTTGACCAGATGCCCACCCACCAGGAGATAATGTGAGTTTATACCAGCTAAGGAACATCAGAAAACCAATCGTGCTTGTAGGGCTGATGGGTGCTGGAAAAACGGTAGTGGGTCGGCCGCTTGCCCGCAAATTACGGATGTCGTTTGTCGATGCCGATAGTGAGATTGAAGAACAAGAAGGCATGAGCATTTCTGAAATTTTTGCTGAAAAAGGCGAGCCTTATTTTCGTACCATAGAGCAGCGGGTGATTAACAGCGTGCTGGAGACCGATCCCCATGTGCTGGCCTCAGGTGGAGGGGCATTTATCCAGCCCGAATTGCGTGGTATCATTAAGAAAAAGGCTATCTCGGTATGGTTGAAAGCAGATTTAGATATTATCTACGACCGCATAACCCGTAAAAATAACCGTCCGCTGCTGGAGGTAGAAGATAAGCGAAAAACATTGGTTGCATTGATGGAAAAGCGTTATCCTGTCTATGCTGAGGCAGATATCACCGTGTTAAGTAACGATGATACCCCAGAGCCGGTAGTCAAACGTATCCTTGATGCACTTGATGATTATTTTAAAATGAATGGAAGTGAGCATGCAGAATAACCTGGTTAAAGACACCGTTACTGTCGATTTAAACGATAGAAGTTACGACATATTGATTGGTGATGGTTTATTGCCGGAAATGGGAACGATACTGAAGGACAAAGTTGCCTTCCAGGCCTTCTTTATCATAACCGATTCCAATGTTGCCTCGTTGCATTTGCCAACATTGGAAGCGTCACTTAAAAAAGCGTCATTACCCTTTTATACCTGTGTGGTGGAAGCGGGTGAACAAAGTAAACGTTTTTCCACCGTTGAAACACTTTTAAATGAGATATTGGACCAACGCCCCGAACGTAAGGTGGCTATCATTGCACTGGGCGGTGGGGTGGTCGGTGATTTAACCGGTTTTGTGGCATCTATTTTATTGCGTGGCGTTCCTTTTATTCAGATTCCAACCACCTTGTTATCGCAGGTAGATAGCTCAGTTGGTGGAAAAACCGGGATCAATACCGGGCATGGCAAAAATCTGGTGGGAACGTTCTATCAACCGGAACTGGTCGTGATTGACACCGATGTGCTCAATACGTTACCTCAGCGTGAATTTCTGGCTGGCTATGCGGAAGTGGTTAAATACGGGGCCATTGCCAAAGGCGAATTTTTTGATTGGCTGGATGAACATAAACAGGCGCTGCGCGATCGTCAGCCCGAAGCGTTGCGTTATGCCATTAAACACAGCTGTGTATGTAAGGCCGAGATCGTAGCAAAAGACGAGCGCGAAAGTAATGTTCGAGCATTGCTTAATCTGGGGCACACATTTGGCCATGCCTATGAAGCCGTTTCGGGTTATTCTAATGTGTTACTGCATGGTGAGGGGGTTTCAATCGGGATGGCCCATGCGTTTACCCTGTCAGTACGCTTAGGCTATTGCGAAGAAGCGCTGGCCACACGGTTTATTCGTCACATGCAGGATATCGGTTTGCCAACATCCCTTAAAGATATTCAATGGGAATGGGATGTGGATGCTATCATGACCTCAATGGCGCAGGATAAAAAAGTAGATCAGGGCAAATTGGTGTTTATTTTAGTTAAAAAAATTGGCGAAGGGTTTATCGCTAAAGATGTGGCGATGGAAGCTGCCAGGGATGTAATATGTTCTGATCTTTTATCATGTTAAAAGATATTCACAGCGTTTTTTTAATGTGAGTTTTTTTGACAATCCGTGGTCCAGATTTCGGGGAGCGCGACATAGACTATTTTTATTTTCAACTACAAAGCTAAGTTGACTTTCATAAATTACAATTATATCGTTGCGCCAACCAAGGAAGCCCCTTGGTCATTCTGCATTGCAGGATACGACTATAGGTATAAGGTTCTTGCCTTACACCTTGCCTGCTTGCAGGATTGGTTTAACACTTATAAGGAGAAATCTGATGAAGTTAGAATCGATACTCAAGAAAGTGGCAAGGTTGTTACAAGCAACCTTGCCGGTCTTGACGGTCATTCTTGAAATCGTAAAAATTTTAAGGACCCTTTAAGCTGCTAGGGGATGCCATTCACGGCGTCCCCACCTATAGATATATTATATATTTGCTATCTTAAGAATCAATAAAAAATTATTGTATTTCCTTGAAGCCTCAATTATTGTATTTCCTTGAAACCTCATTGAGAGTGGAAATATCCCATACTTTTAAAGGCTTCCAGATAGATGCGAAGCGCATCTATCAAATGACCAGCGCATTTTCATGTTAGTCAAATGTGTTTTTTCATTTTCAGTCGCTAACCCACAATGGTGATATAAATCTATCACCGCCTAGGTTTCTTCTTAGGCTTACTTTTGGGAGCCCGTAACCCAGCTTGGTATGCCTTTTCTGCCCAATCGGCTAATGCCTCTTGGTCATCCATAACATCAGAAGGTACAATCCAGTAGGAAAGGCTATGTCTTTTTCCCTTTGCTTCATAGGTAAAGGGTTCAGAACTGGCGGCTTCATAATCAGGGCGATTCGTATCGTCCGTCTTTAAATACAGCGTATCGTCAATAACAATCCCAAATATCTGCCCAGACCGATAAACTCCAAAGCCGCCAAACATCGATCGGACAGTAACATTTGCCCACGAAGACAGCTGGTCAATGAGGTATTCGCAAAATTCTCTACTCATGCTAGGTATTATAAGCTGTAAAATGGGAAAATAAAATTGCTAACATCGCAAGACGACTTGGTTGAGATTGATCCTAACGAGCTAGGCAAAAGCATCGTATGGATGTTTGAAAAATAATGCTTCACTGTGCATTTAGTTTTTTAGCCATAATCTTCTTTTTCAGATTGGTCTGAAATATGCGCCGCTGCTTTGTGATCTCATACAATACGATGCCAGAAGATGTCCCTAAATTGAGGCTTTCGATAATCCCAATATTGCAGATATCCTCGGGATTCTCAATGACTGCGATCAAGTTTTTGCACCTAAAGTCCTTAACTTTATTGGCTCTTGCACGCAATGTTGGTTTTGACATTGGCTTAGACTTGGGTTTCTCTATCCATGATAGATCCTCTGTTCTATATCATATAAATGAAAGCTCACGCAGGTGAACATTTAACCTACTGTAGCCGAATAAAAAAACAGTTGAACAGAAATTTGGTGGTGCCAAAGCGGAATCGACCCCCTGACTGCTTGCATTCCATGCAGTCGAACAATGATTCGCCTCAATTTTATGTAGATGCACAACGATAAATCCGCCTTTATCCATCTCTATCCATCCGTTATATGAAATTATGCACAGGATTAATGTGTCACCATGTTGGTTTTACTGAAAGCGCTTTCTCTGGCGGCTTTAGCGGGCGAATTAATGAGGGGATTTACATGCTCGTGTTCCCCGTGCTCATGATGCTGGTATCCATGTGCTAAAAGGTCATCAACAAAATGATGGGCTTTATGGTGTTCGTGATGGGCTGCAATACCATTTTGGTTTTCGTGAGAATGGAGTAAATGTTCCACAGCATGATGGTCATGATGATGGGTTGTCTCGTGTTGATGCTCATGGTGGTGTTCAGGCATTTTTGCGGTGTGCTCTGTTGAGTTTGCTTCGAATGTGTGTGATTCTGGCTTGTGTAGCTCGGGAGAATGTGATTGGGCGCTATGGGATTCGTGGGAGCCTGCTAAGGTTTGTTCTGTGGCTGCGTGTGTAGGGTGAAGAAGATGATGAGAGAGATAGCCGCTGGCGATGAGTTGTTCAACAAAATGAGGTTGCTCATGGCTATGGGAGGCAGATGGAAGTTCGTTCTGGGGTGTAAGATAAGACATAGACTCCGCCGCCAAGGCTAAATGTTCGGCTTGTTGCTCTATTTCTTTGGTAAGGGATTCAATGTGTTCTTGAGCGTCTTTGAGGCGATGGATGAATTCTTCGTATACAATGCGGGCAATTTGTTCTTCTTCGTGTGCCTCTTTGTCTAAGGCGGTATGCCGCTGCTGATGTTCCAGATAGCCAAGGAGTTTAAGGCGAAGGTGAGTCAGGGTGTGTTCGAACTCGGCAAGCCGCTCCATAATTTTTTCATGGTCGTCATGTGGCTTGAAGAGTGACTTTAAAATTGTCATAAAAGTATAATAAGTCTCAATGTAGATCAACTAATCTTACTTTATTTTCAATTTATTTTCAATTTATTTTATGGGGTTGATTAGCGTTTAAAACGAGCCTATAGTTTAAACCTCTGATACTAAAGTGGAGTATTTCGCGATTTCCCTCTTGCAATTGGGTTCACTTCGTAGTAAAACGTTCCTTCTGTCTTGAATTTTGAAAAGGATAAGTCATGGCCAAAATGAAATCAAAAAGCAGCGCTAAAAAGCGTTTTAGCTTCACTGGCTCTGGTAAGGCAAAACGTAACCAGGCGAATAAGCGCCACAATATGCGTAAGCGTTCTCAGAAAGTAATCCGTAATGCTCGCGGTACTGTTTTGGTTGCTGATGCAGATGCAGCTAGAATCAAACAATACCTCCCTTACGGTGGTTAATTTAAAAAGGTAGTATGTTATGTCTCGTGTTAAACGCGGTGTCACCAAAAAAGTACGTCACAAAAAAATTCTGAAAATGGCTAAAGGCTATCGTGGCCGTGCTAAGAATTGCTATAAAATAGCTCAGGATAAAGTTGAAAAAGCATTACGTTACGCATATCGCGACCGTAAGGCTAAAAAATCAGATTTCCGTGGCTTGTGGATTGTTCGCATCAATGCAGCGGTACGTGAGTGTGGAATTACCTACTCACAGTTCATTGATGGCTTGAATAAAGCAGGAATCCAGTTAGACCGTAAAGTGTTGTCTAACATGGCTATTGCCCAGCCGGAAGCTTTCAAGGCGATCGTTGAGCAAGCAAAGTCTGCCCGCGCTGCGTAAGCCTCGAAATAAAGAATAATCAAAAGGCGCCCTAGGGCGCCTTTTGTGTATGCAACATGTGATAATTTCGATAGCACTAAAGCGTTAGTGCGATTATAGTGTTGAGGATCATAACGATAGGGATGCCAATGAGTGATAATCATCTTCAGGAAGCCTTAGCAGCCACAGCCAGCGCTGCAACCTTAGATGCCCTTGAAAAAGTAAGGGTAGAATATCTGGGTAAAAATGGGAAAATTACCGACCTCATGAAGCAAGTGGGTTCGCTGCCTGCGGAAGAACGCAAAGCGTTCGGTGCTAAAATCAATGTCATGAAGGATGAAGCAACCAAAGCATTGGATGCTAAAAAATTAATGCTGCAGCAGGAAGCCCTGAATGCCAAATTAGCTGGCGAAAGGGAAGATGTAACGTTGCAGCCGCGGATTGAAACCCGAGGCAAAATCCATCCCATCTCCCAGGTGATCGAAGAAGTTACTGCTATTTTTGGACAAATGGGTTTTACCGTCGCTGAAGGCCCGAGCATCGAAGATGACTTCCATAATTTTACTGCTTTAAATATTCCTCCGAACCATCCGGCACGTGAAATGCAAGACACGTTTTACCTCAATGGGTGCGATGAGCAGGGCGCGCCCTTGGTGCTTCGAACTCACACGTCATCGGTGCAGATACGTACCATGGAAGCGGGTAAGCCGCCCTTTCGATTTATTGCTCCCGGACGTACGTATCGCAGTGATTATGATGCAACCCACACGCCGATGTTCCATCAAATCGAAGCGCTGGTAATTGAGCCCAATATCCATATGGGCCATTTAAAAGGCACGATTGTGCGGTTTCTCAAACAATTTTTTGAAACTGATCAGATTGAAACCCGCTTTCGCGCTAATTTCTTTCCTTTTACCGAGCCTTCGGCTGAGGTGGATATTGGTTATAAAATCGATAATGGCCAGATTGTGATTGGCCAGGGTAACCGTTTTATGGAAATTCTGGGATGCGGTATGGTTCATTCCAATGTGCTTCGTAATGTTGGACTTGATCCGAATGAGTATCAGGGATTTGCTTTAGGTATGGGTGTTGAACGGTTGGCTATGTTAAAATATGGCATTCCAGACTTACGCACGTTTTATGATGGTGATGTGCGCTGGTTGCAGCATTATGGATTTGAGAGTTTTTCTATTCCCGATATGATCAGGGGGTTAACCGTATGAAATTCACCTTATCGTGGTTAAAAGATTATTTAGAAACGGATGCGTCCCTGGCTGACATAGCTGATATGCTGACTCGTGTTGGTTTAGAAGTTGAGTCACTGGATGACCGTGCGCAGTTGGCACCCTTTATGATTGCTGAAATTAAAGAGGCCGAGCCACATCCGCAGGCAGAACGTTTGCGCGTCTGCAACGTGTTTAACGGGCACGAAACGTTACAGATTGTCTGCGGGGCACCCAATGCTCGTGCTGGCATTAAAGTGGTGATGGCACCTATTGGTGCGATTATTCCCTCCAATAAATTAGAAATTAAAGCCTCTTCTATCCGTGGGGTTAACAGCAATGGTATGCTGTGTTCTGCTGCAGAATTGAGTTTAGGCGAAGACGGCGATGGGATCATGGAATTGCCTGCCCATGCACAGGTAGGTCAGCCCTATGCTGCGTTTGCCGGTTTGAATGATCCGGTCATTGAAGTTGCCATTACTCCCAATCGCGGCGATTGCCTGGGGGTGTATGGGATAGCACGTGATCTTGCTGCGGCAGGGTTAGGGACACTTAAGACATTGAGTATTCCTGAGATTTCAGGCAAAGGTAGTTCACCTGTTAACGTGACCTTGAATAATCCGCATTGCCCCTATTTTATCGGGCGGTATTTTAGACATCTAACAAACAAACAAAGCCCTTTATGGATGCAACAACGGTTGCAGGCCATTGGCCTTAAGCCATTATCGGCATTGGTTGATATCACCAATTATATCGCCTATACCTATAATCGTCCGTTGCATGTGTATGATGTTAAAAAATTACAGGGGCAGCTCGATGTGCGTTTATCCAATGAAGGCGAAAAACTAACGACCCTTCAGCATAAAGAAGCGATTCTTCCCGGCGGTTTAACGGTCATTGCTGACCAAGCCAATGTTCAAGCTGTTGGCGGTGTGATCGGCAGTGAAGCCAGTGGTTGCGATGAAAACACCACAGAGGCTTTTTTGGAGATTGCCTATTTTGATCCTGCGCATGTGGCAACCAGCGGCCGTAAATTAGGAATTCATACAGATTCGCGCTATCGTTTCGAGCGCAATGTTGATCCCGTCTTTATGATGGATGCCGCTGCTTTAACATCGCAATTGATTTTAGAGCTCTGCGGTGGTGAAGCCAGTGAGTTGGTTATTGCAGGAACAGCACCGTCACGGGATAAAATAATTGAATTTAACATGGAGCGTGTTTACTCCTTAGGAGGAGTAAGGGCATCGGTTGAAGTTATTGCGCGTATTATCAACGCGTTGGGTTTTGTCGTAACCGATAAAGGTAATGGCACGCTGAGCCTGAAGGTTCCTACCTGGCGTCCCGATATTGACGGCGAGGCTGACATCGTTGAAGAAGTGAGCCGTATTTATGGCTATCATCATATCGAAGAAACATTATTGCCAGGCATTGCCGAGCGGACACAACCGGTTGCTACTCCACAGCAAAATCGTCACTGGATGTTAAGGCATTTACTGGCGGCACGGGGCATGATGGAAATGGTAAGCTGGTCGTTCATGTCGTCACAGACAGCACAGAAATTTCATCCTGTTGTACCTGCATTAACCTTACGTAATCCCATCAGCGCCGATTTAGATGTGATGCGCCAAACGATTATTCCGCACATGCTCGATGTGATGAAGCGTAACCATAATCGGGGCTTTAGTGATCTTGCCCTTTTTGAAAGTGGCCCGGTGTTTTTAGCTGAAGCAACCAAACAGCAATCCGTGATGGCCGGTTTACGTTCTGGCCAGCATGATCGGCAGCAGCCTCATCAAGGTGCGCGTATAGTTGATGTATTTGATGCCAAGGCCGATATTTTTGCATTGATTGAAGCTTCGGGTATTCCTACAGAAAATCTGTCCGTGACGACCGACACGCCAAGCTGGTATCATCCTGGACGTAGCGGCTGCATTAAACTGGGTAAAGCAGTTTTAGGTTATTTTGGAGAAATTCATCCGGCCATCCGTGATGCGTTTGATTTACCAATGGCAGTGGTGGCATTTGAATGTATCCTCGATCATATTCCTGCAGCCAAAGTAAAGGCAACTAGAACCAAACCTCGTCTGGTGTTGTCGGAATTCCAAAAAGTGGATCGCGATTTTGCCTTTATGTTGGATGACGCTATTTCGGCAGAACAATTATTGCGTAGTGTTCGCAGTGCAGAAAAACAATTAATTACCCAGGTAACCATTTTTGATGTGTACAAAGGTAAAGGCATTGAACCCGGCAAAAAGTCAGTGGCGTTTTCGGTTACATTGACTCCTAAAGATAAAACATTAACCGATCAAGAAATTAACCAGGTATCGCAGCTCATTATCGATAATGTCAGCAAGCAGTGCCAAGGCGTATTACGCGGATAAAAGGAAATCTATGACCGATATTAGTAAGATTCGGAACTTCTCTATCATTGCCCATATTGACCATGGTAAATCGACCCTGGCCGATCGTATCATTGAAAAATGCGGCGGACTTGAGAAACGTGAGATGTCGCAGCAGGTATTGGATAGTATGGATATCGAGCAGGAGCGTGGCATCACCATTAAAGCGCAAACCGTTCGTCTTACCTACCAGGCTGATGATGGCAACACCTATATCCTTAACCTCATGGATACGCCTGGCCACGTAGACTTTGCTTATGAAGTAAGCCGTTGCCTGGCTGCGTGTGAAGGGTCATTGCTGGTGGTTGATTCTACCCAGGGTGTGGAAGCGCAAACATTGGCGAATGTGTATTCTGCGATTGAAAATGATCATGAAATTGTTCCTGTACTGAATAAAATTGATTTGCCTGCGGCTGATTGCGACCGCGTCATCCAGCAGATTGAAGATGTGATTGGTTTGCCTGCTCAGGATGCCGTGTTGATATCAGCCAAAACTGGCCTTGGTATTAAAGATGTGTTAGAGGCAATCATTACCCGCTTACCTGCGCCGCGCAAAGGTGATGCAGAAGCGCCACTGCAAGCATTGCTGGTGGATAGCTGGTATGATGTGTATCTGGGTGTCATTATTCTGGTGCGTGTGATTGACGGTGTGCTTCGCAAAGGGATGAAAGTGGTGATGATGTCCAATGGCGCTATCCACACCATCGACAGCGTGGGTGTATTTACTCCTAAAAAAGTGATGACTGGTGAATTGCGTCCGGGTGAAGTCGGATTTTTTACCGCTTCGATCAAACAAGTGGCTGACTGTAATGTGGGTGATACGATCACCGAAGAAAAACGCCAATGTGCGCAAGCACTTCCTGGATTTAAAGCGAGTCAACCTGTGGTTTTCTGTAGCTTGTATCCAGCAGATGCCTCCGATTTTGATAAACTCAAAGAAAGCCTCGCCAAACTCCATCTCAATGATGCTAGTTTTTCGTATGAGCAGGAAACGTCTGGTGCGCTGGGCTTTGGTTTCCGTTGTGGCTTTTTGGGATTGCTGCATTTAGAAATTGTGCAAGAGAGGTTAGAGAGAGAATTTGATCTTGATCTTATTACCACGGCCCCTAGTGTGGCGTATAATGTCCATTTGATCGATGGCACGATGGTGAGCATCCATAATCCTGCGGATATGCCAGATCCT
This window of the Alphaproteobacteria bacterium genome carries:
- a CDS encoding shikimate kinase; amino-acid sequence: MGAGKTVVGRPLARKLRMSFVDADSEIEEQEGMSISEIFAEKGEPYFRTIEQRVINSVLETDPHVLASGGGAFIQPELRGIIKKKAISVWLKADLDIIYDRITRKNNRPLLEVEDKRKTLVALMEKRYPVYAEADITVLSNDDTPEPVVKRILDALDDYFKMNGSEHAE
- a CDS encoding 3-dehydroquinate synthase, with the protein product MEVSMQNNLVKDTVTVDLNDRSYDILIGDGLLPEMGTILKDKVAFQAFFIITDSNVASLHLPTLEASLKKASLPFYTCVVEAGEQSKRFSTVETLLNEILDQRPERKVAIIALGGGVVGDLTGFVASILLRGVPFIQIPTTLLSQVDSSVGGKTGINTGHGKNLVGTFYQPELVVIDTDVLNTLPQREFLAGYAEVVKYGAIAKGEFFDWLDEHKQALRDRQPEALRYAIKHSCVCKAEIVAKDERESNVRALLNLGHTFGHAYEAVSGYSNVLLHGEGVSIGMAHAFTLSVRLGYCEEALATRFIRHMQDIGLPTSLKDIQWEWDVDAIMTSMAQDKKVDQGKLVFILVKKIGEGFIAKDVAMEAARDVICSDLLSC
- a CDS encoding TfoX/Sxy family protein, with the protein product MSREFCEYLIDQLSSWANVTVRSMFGGFGVYRSGQIFGIVIDDTLYLKTDDTNRPDYEAASSEPFTYEAKGKRHSLSYWIVPSDVMDDQEALADWAEKAYQAGLRAPKSKPKKKPRR
- the rpmI gene encoding 50S ribosomal protein L35; this encodes MAKMKSKSSAKKRFSFTGSGKAKRNQANKRHNMRKRSQKVIRNARGTVLVADADAARIKQYLPYGG
- the rplT gene encoding 50S ribosomal protein L20; amino-acid sequence: MSRVKRGVTKKVRHKKILKMAKGYRGRAKNCYKIAQDKVEKALRYAYRDRKAKKSDFRGLWIVRINAAVRECGITYSQFIDGLNKAGIQLDRKVLSNMAIAQPEAFKAIVEQAKSARAA
- the pheS gene encoding phenylalanine--tRNA ligase subunit alpha, which translates into the protein MSDNHLQEALAATASAATLDALEKVRVEYLGKNGKITDLMKQVGSLPAEERKAFGAKINVMKDEATKALDAKKLMLQQEALNAKLAGEREDVTLQPRIETRGKIHPISQVIEEVTAIFGQMGFTVAEGPSIEDDFHNFTALNIPPNHPAREMQDTFYLNGCDEQGAPLVLRTHTSSVQIRTMEAGKPPFRFIAPGRTYRSDYDATHTPMFHQIEALVIEPNIHMGHLKGTIVRFLKQFFETDQIETRFRANFFPFTEPSAEVDIGYKIDNGQIVIGQGNRFMEILGCGMVHSNVLRNVGLDPNEYQGFALGMGVERLAMLKYGIPDLRTFYDGDVRWLQHYGFESFSIPDMIRGLTV
- a CDS encoding phenylalanine--tRNA ligase subunit beta, whose product is MKFTLSWLKDYLETDASLADIADMLTRVGLEVESLDDRAQLAPFMIAEIKEAEPHPQAERLRVCNVFNGHETLQIVCGAPNARAGIKVVMAPIGAIIPSNKLEIKASSIRGVNSNGMLCSAAELSLGEDGDGIMELPAHAQVGQPYAAFAGLNDPVIEVAITPNRGDCLGVYGIARDLAAAGLGTLKTLSIPEISGKGSSPVNVTLNNPHCPYFIGRYFRHLTNKQSPLWMQQRLQAIGLKPLSALVDITNYIAYTYNRPLHVYDVKKLQGQLDVRLSNEGEKLTTLQHKEAILPGGLTVIADQANVQAVGGVIGSEASGCDENTTEAFLEIAYFDPAHVATSGRKLGIHTDSRYRFERNVDPVFMMDAAALTSQLILELCGGEASELVIAGTAPSRDKIIEFNMERVYSLGGVRASVEVIARIINALGFVVTDKGNGTLSLKVPTWRPDIDGEADIVEEVSRIYGYHHIEETLLPGIAERTQPVATPQQNRHWMLRHLLAARGMMEMVSWSFMSSQTAQKFHPVVPALTLRNPISADLDVMRQTIIPHMLDVMKRNHNRGFSDLALFESGPVFLAEATKQQSVMAGLRSGQHDRQQPHQGARIVDVFDAKADIFALIEASGIPTENLSVTTDTPSWYHPGRSGCIKLGKAVLGYFGEIHPAIRDAFDLPMAVVAFECILDHIPAAKVKATRTKPRLVLSEFQKVDRDFAFMLDDAISAEQLLRSVRSAEKQLITQVTIFDVYKGKGIEPGKKSVAFSVTLTPKDKTLTDQEINQVSQLIIDNVSKQCQGVLRG
- the lepA gene encoding elongation factor 4; its protein translation is MTDISKIRNFSIIAHIDHGKSTLADRIIEKCGGLEKREMSQQVLDSMDIEQERGITIKAQTVRLTYQADDGNTYILNLMDTPGHVDFAYEVSRCLAACEGSLLVVDSTQGVEAQTLANVYSAIENDHEIVPVLNKIDLPAADCDRVIQQIEDVIGLPAQDAVLISAKTGLGIKDVLEAIITRLPAPRKGDAEAPLQALLVDSWYDVYLGVIILVRVIDGVLRKGMKVVMMSNGAIHTIDSVGVFTPKKVMTGELRPGEVGFFTASIKQVADCNVGDTITEEKRQCAQALPGFKASQPVVFCSLYPADASDFDKLKESLAKLHLNDASFSYEQETSGALGFGFRCGFLGLLHLEIVQERLEREFDLDLITTAPSVAYNVHLIDGTMVSIHNPADMPDPIQIQMIEEPWILATIFVPDDYLGAVLSLCNDKRGVQKELTYVGVRAMLIYRMPLNEVVYDFHDRLKSCSRGYASFDWELDGYEEGPLVKLTILVNAEPVDALSIIVHRSRAEGRGRELCNRLKDLIPRQMFKIAVQAAIGGKVIARETISAMRKDVTAKCYGGDVSRKRKLLDKQKKGKKRMRNVGNVEIPQSAFIAALKVGDGD